One window of the Lytechinus variegatus isolate NC3 chromosome 3, Lvar_3.0, whole genome shotgun sequence genome contains the following:
- the LOC121412251 gene encoding uncharacterized protein LOC121412251: MKHLKHSDISEATAKPTKKVDGPTKNSRLTHKQDTDACIDNRSWQANQSSVKDKICENFAAHSYMDKIISSSKREGLPDNGYEVDEKPSSSAAADGRLHVYEYCYIQSNTVTPSSGCREGARQGVYEAVGDLRF; the protein is encoded by the exons ATGAAACATTTGAAACACTCGGACATTTCGGAAGCAA CTGCAAAACCAACCAAGAAGGTAGATGGACCAACCAAGAACTCCCGCCTTACACATAAGCAGGATACAGACGCATGCATTGACAACAGATCCTGGCAGGCTAACCAAAGTAGTGTCAAAgacaaaatatgtgaaaattTCGCTGCACACTCTTACATGGACAAGATAATTTCCTCTAGTAAGAGAGAAGGTCTGCCTGACAATGGTTACGAAGTTGATGAGAAACCATCGAGCTCAGCTGCCGCCGACGGACGCTTGCATGTGTACGAGTATTGCTACATCCAAAGTAACACCGTAACTCCCAGCTCGGGTTGCCGAGAGGGCGCTCGACAAGGAGTCTATGAAGCAGTAGGTGACCTACGGTTTTAA